The stretch of DNA CTTAAGCATCACAGCAATATTTGATCTTTGAGTCTACTGTATTCTTTGTCTATAGGGACGTGCAATAGATCAACGGTTTTACTGCAGTAAATTTCCAACATTGAAAATGCAGAACGAGATGAATAGACGAATGCTAAATGCATTATATGAATTTACTTTGCAACTTGTCGCCTTTTTCTATTTGACATATTGAAGTTGAACACCACATAGTCACCTTAAATGTCCTGAAGGCGTCTGATGCTATGTTGAAGTCAGGAAGCTGTATGTAATCAAAGAACTTCTTCATGTGTTCAGAGTCTAATACATACCTAGAAAAATTAAGAAGTCCAAGTTAGACATCCTAAATAAGAATAATCTCCACCTGCCAAGTAGAGAGGTATTCATGAATGAAAACGATTATGTTTTGGATAAATAGGATAGATAATGGTACTAAAATAATGTGTAGAATTTTATAATAATATCATATCTTCAATGTTTTAGCCACATTAAAACAAGATGATTTTGGTAAATAAGTTTGTAGGGACATATCTCCCTTTTTTCATTGAGAGAACATTGGAAAATGATGGTAATACCGAGCAGCAACTTGGTGGCGTATGCAGTCCCTTAAAATCGTGCTATAATGTATTGCAATCTCCATGTTTTCATATCTAGACACATACAGATGGAAATGGTATAAGAATTATTTTGCTAATTCCAAATAATGAATAAGCATACAATGCCAAAGGTATGTCGAAATATCATATTCATAAACGGAAAATATAATTGAGGTCCTCGATTGTTTAACAAATATAGCGCACAATTTAGTGTAAGTCCACAAAAACACCTTGCAATGAGGGCATGAAAAGATATATGAAGGAAGCTTGGAATAAATATATGTGTGTATTAACTGGCTAACTAATTGCTTACCCAGACATTAGAATGTCCAAAAGGTCTTTGTTAGCTTCCAGGTAATCAGATGCAATAATCCTCGAATCTATCTTTTGCCTTTGTAAATTTGCAATAACTTGAGTAACATCCTTTTGAGTCTACACAAGCAAAATAATAAGAATATCATCTAAATTCGTGTATATGATAAATAGCTCCAGACATATGTCATGCTATTATGCATTGATCAAATTTGATACAAAGTAATAAGCAAGTATTCGGCAAAGATACACAAGGAATTCCTTGACATACTTCTAAGTCCAAATAGGGAAGGCAGACAATTAGTAGACGCAGGGTGTTCGTATTGTCTTTGAAGAATTCCTTGGTCAAATTTGTGCAAGCTTCAATGACAGGATCTGCGTCACCATTGCCATAGAGAATGCACTTCATCTCCCTTACGCTTTTTCTTAGATCTGCCATCTGCAGAGCAATGCAGCTACAGATTTAGAGCACAAGGTGTGGCTTAAAGTTTTAATAATATGGTCTTACAAAATACGTGTAAGTAACAAGCATACAAACATATACTTTTTGTCCAAGGAATTACACATCATTTATGGTGTAGCACAAAGAAACAAATTGCTTACAGCTTTCAATCATGCAAGAAAAAGTTGTTAAATGGGACAAGAAAAATCCACCATCCCAAGTGAAGTACCATGAATCATTAACAATGGCATCTTGTTTCCATAGTAATATCAAATCTTGGGCCTCGACTTGTCATTTGTTATTCGAAATCCAAATATAAAACACCGATTGAGCATTTTCATGATTACTTGTTTGAACATATGTAAAGATCATATATTTAATCTCAAAGTAGATGGTGTTTCAGTTAACAGATGTAACAACAGGATAACAAGTAGCAATTGCAATTTCTCCACCAACTGTCATGAAAATGTGCCTCTTGGACAAGCTAGCCCAGGCAAACAAACACATTCAAAGAGAAAAGGAAGAATTACACTGAACAGAATACTTAGATCTCAAATAAAGCAATGAAACCTACATCACACAAAAAATGTTCATTGAGAAAATATCGATGAAAGGTAACATTTCAGCCCCTTCTACGACTTGTTTAGGACAAAAATTGATTGAACAGAAAAGAGAACAACCGATGACATGGCATACCACTTTTGTTTCACGCTTGGGGTCATGATTGTTGCTGTGAGACTCTCGGTCTTGCAAAACATAACTAAGCAGGTCCCTTGAATGACGCACCACCTCCACTGGGCACCTCACCTTTGATCGGAACAGCCACCATCCCCTCCTTCCTGGCCCACTCCCCATCGCAGCTGCTGTAGTTGTGGCAATGGCGGCAGCAGCACAAGGCCACAGCCACCCCATCATCTTCTCTAATTAAACTTCCCTTCTTCGATTTTGGTCTCCGGTACGGTGAGGCCCTCGCCAAAGGCGATGTCGGCCCCACCGGACCTTCTCGACGGCTATTGATCCATAGTagttttctgattttttttattCTTCGCCTATCCATGTATGCATGCTCCGTGCTTACCTTTTTTTTATCTCATCCACACCTTGTCAAGGATCAAACCAAAATTAGGGGTGCGGCGAGGGAAATTTGACTACCTGGCTATTTTTTTTAGGTTTGTTTGATTCTATTTTTATCATCTTCCTATATCTGGTTCGTTTTTCCATATAATTTTGCATGCACATGTTCATGTGTGGTCATTGAATAGCATTTGCTTTAATATTATCTTTGTTACCGTCTACCTTTTACCCATGCTTTGCTTCCATTTTGATAAGTTCATGTGGCTTCTTTTATTGGTTCTTGTAGCATCATGATGTTCTCCAGTTGTCACTCTTTGGTAGCAATTGTATTTCTTGCAGTACATATGCTGCATGCTGCAGACAAAAGCATTCATTGAAGTGTTGGTTCCTCTGGATATGTTTGATCTGAAATGTCATTGTACCTCGAACTGGATATTTTGCAAATAGCATAATGGATTCTTCTAATCATCCCTATAGCTCAGCAATCAAGATGTCATAGAATTAAATCTCCAAAATTGTATCATAAACACACAAATTTACAGGGAGTGAGACTGAAACCATCACTGCAGTGCTGGCCAACAAGACACCACCCAAATTTTAAAGCCATGGATGTACTCCTAATTCACAACACAAGCAGATGGAGTGATACACAAAAAAAAATGTGCCCCCTTTAGCTGGTTAACTCTTTTAAGCACCCATGCTGCGCTAGAGGAACGATATGCAGCATCTTCATCGTTGAGGAAAAATATACAGCCAATTCTCTCAGTGCCATAGAAATTTTGATGACTCCCTTCTATGCTACAAAACAAAACTTTAAGAACTTCCTTCAATGCTATAGAAATTTTTTTTCCATCTCTTCAATGCCATTATGTTGCTATTTCCGTCAATGTGTTGTTAACTGAGATGTGAAAAGATGATTTACCCTTAGCCCCACTTGTCAGTGCCCAACTCTtaattcctttctctctcccccTCCTTTTCTCGCGTCGATGACCGCTGCCAACAGTCGAGCCCTCCCGTCCCTGTGCCCGCGGCCGTGACCGGAGTCCTCGCATTGCTGGCTGCCATCCGGCCATCCCTGCGCCGCGTGCCGGCTGCCAGACCCTGCGCGCAAGGAGAAACATTATCTAGTTGCTCCTCTATTGGGGGCATTAACCCTTGTGTGTGGCAGCATCTAGGATGAATTACACTAGTCGTAGATTGTAGCCAACCTACCATTACTACCTGCATGCAGCCCGTGGACCAAGGTCCACTCTATTTGTAATTTGCGCTTGGTCTTGTACCTGAAGCCACTTTATTGTACCCTGTCCCCTTGGGACATCTATTTAAATCAAAGCTCACAGCAGCAACAGGCATCTAGTCGGAGTCCTTGTGCAAACAACCTCAAAGGTGTGTGTGTCTTCATCCCCTCCCAGCTTAGGCAAACTACTCGGTTGTGCCTGAGAAACCACTCGGTGGGAGGTGGATTTCCAACAATTGGTATCAAGAGCTTAGGTTAAGTATCCTTTGGATCAATGTCTCCATTAGGGAATCCTGTTAGGTCTAGGCATGGCTCGAGGGAGGGCAAAAAGCCGGTCAAGGGCGAAGAAGGTCTCCTCGAGAAGGAGGTCCTGACGCCCAAGGACCAGTGGCCAGAAGATCCAAAGCCAGGCGATGAAGGAGAAGAAGCCAGTCGGTGAGGAAgatgcgggggggggggggggggggaggggtcATCATCGAATGGCTCTGTAACCTCGCGTCGCCACCTGAGGCATCCCTCCTCTTCCCTGCACGGGCGGCGCTACCGGGATGGGGAGTGGCTGGCCGTTTAGAGGGTGGTGAAATAGTTGAGTGGTGCTAAGTATCCGACGCTGAGAAGATTCAACTACACCCACTAGAGCCTGGTCATGAAGGTGATGCTCCAAGCCCGCAACCTCTGGGATGCCATCGAGTATGGAGACTGTGACTTCTAGGAAGATTGCATGGCCAGAGAGGTCCTTATCCTCTCAATGCCGCCAGAGATGGTGTCGCGGGTGGCCAAGAAGAAGACGGCTGCGGAAGCATGGTATGCCATCAAGACGATGTGCTTTAGCAGCgacaaagtccaaaagggtagGGCTCAGCAGCTGCGAAGGGAATTTGAAGCCATGACGTGTCGCATTGGTGAGAAGGTGGACAACTTTACTCTGCGCCTATCCAACCTCGTCATCAACCTGGAGGAGCTAGGTGAGGACATAGAGGAGCAGCGAGTAGTGGAGAAGCTCCTACGATCGGTTCCACCTCGGTTTGACCATCTGGTGACCTCCATCGAGACGCTGCTGGACATCTCCTCCCTCTTGCTGGAAGAGGTGATTGGGTGCCTAAAGGCACAAGAGGAACGCATGGACCGCGCCGACTTAAATCGCTTCTCGGGCAAGTTATTGTATGCTGATGCGCCGGGTCGGCGAGATCGTGAGTTGGGCGAGGGTCCATCCATATCCGGAGGCAAGAGGAGTCAGCGGTGGCGCCCGCCGGCTCCAAAGAAGAAAGAAGTTGATGGCGGTGAGGTGAGGAAGCCACCGCGTGATGACACCTACCACAACTGTGGCCGTGCTGGCCATTGGGCACGTGAGTGCATGCAGCCCAAGAAGGGGCAAGCGCACCTAGCCCAAGCGGAAGAAGAGCCGTGCCTATTCATGGCACAAGTCTGCATGGAAAACCACTCGGAGGAGCCACAAACAAAGTTGTTTTCTGTGCAGGAACTGGTAGAAGTAGTCAAGACGATCGTCTGCATGGAAAACCACTCGGAGGAGCCGCAAACCGAGTTGTTTTCTGTGTAGGAAGTCGAAGAATAGTCGAGACAGTCAAGAAGGTGGCTGATGAGCACTCGGGCGACCACGGGGTTGGCCGTGAGCCTTCTCCCCTACCTGCGATGGCGGCTGCAACGACGACCTGCATCCAAGAATTGATGATCtacaggatcacctcccaccttgtaaacaACATAGGCTGGAGAACCATGTGATTCTGCAGCCGCAAGTGTATAAGGCAATGGTGGCCTggcctggaatggcaattctcccttgtaactccccaaggtaggtcccgttggagagtattgatgcttcgtaatttcctggaccacgcgcagtgcaacacgctcgaaagcattaaccaaactcTCGGAATGTCGGTGTAGCGAATGGGCTACcacgtagtttacttcctgacgtagagctctggtacgatctttaGGTGAAAATcctttccacctgacaccgtggtggcgggtcttctcgaaggagccgatgagatcggcttcgaagtgAGCTTTAATCTCATCACAtttctgcttatgttcagcaggcagctccttgTAGGTGATCGGCTTGCCCCTCGTCATCCCGCCAACCAAAGCCGATGGAGTTGATGAAGACGGTCAAGACGGTGAAGGTGATAAAGATGATGAAGACTGTCCCACCGGGTGtaccagaatgtgttgtcagtcaaaacctaccggtgagcagcgacaggcaacacgaggagccgggaagctcccgggactgctggtgggccccggtccctcggtcaatggtCCGAGATCCGGCAAATGTCCTGGCTCtgggtcgctaggcgtgccacctgaccttgtgcttgatcaggaaggtgttatgcaTCAGCTTCCTGCATGCatagacacgtataaacattagtccgagccgtgatcggctcatcggatgattcccggtatcggctgtaaagagctgattgtattcagtaccggatcggatcttatAAATACAGCAAATATATACAATGGTAATATGAATCTTGCTTCATGAACATTGagttaatccaatctacgacggttaaagctctCACaacataatcggaacatcctgcaCGTAAtcgagcctaacagatacagaAGGTGACAAAATAATAACCTAAGCACatgcctaaaaaccaactaaaagcCGATTCTCGGAACAATCCCTTCCTACATTATTATGAAGTATCCAGGACACTGCCGGAATATTCAATCCATTTacagggcctaatcatgcagatattgaaCTAAATCCTCGATTGACGAAGACCAACCggaatagattggatctactaaacagaTATGAAACAAGGCACTGCTCTTATACCCTAAGTTGGGTATAGGGGCAATCAGGTGTTTACAAGCAACAAGCAAAGCACGATTAACATGTGGAAAAGCTGATGCTTACTCTATAAATGCTAAgttaactagtgttactcgccatcaacagcGCTTCAGAACAAGGAATACGAAAAGTAAATAAGTAAGAacgatgctaccccgatcatgcagaacgtgatcggggtcgcacggcgcttacccgagaaaccaTAGAACAGGGAtggtgatgcgccgagagttgttgatgaataattctatattattttttattatttacccaaggtacatatttatagtccgtagacttgcctctCATAAcaaatcctaactaaacacgacacaaattttaactatctctatctaaactattt from Panicum hallii strain FIL2 chromosome 3, PHallii_v3.1, whole genome shotgun sequence encodes:
- the LOC112885442 gene encoding putative MO25-like protein At5g47540, with the protein product MGSGPGRRGWWLFRSKVRCPVEVVRHSRDLLSYVLQDRESHSNNHDPKRETKVMADLRKSVREMKCILYGNGDADPVIEACTNLTKEFFKDNTNTLRLLIVCLPYLDLETQKDVTQVIANLQRQKIDSRIIASDYLEANKDLLDILMSGYENMEIAIHYSTILRDCIRHQVAARYVLDSEHMKKFFDYIQLPDFNIASDAFRTFKELLTRHKSSAAEFFSRNYDWFFSEFNSKLLSSPNYIIRRQATQLLGDILLDRSNTPVMICYVRSKENLIILMNLLREQSKAIQVEAFHVFKLFAANQDKPPEIVSILSSNKSKLIRFLGDFSLDKEDQQFEVDKAKVVAEISML